From a single Sphingobium sp. genomic region:
- a CDS encoding cell wall hydrolase yields MKILFKTAPAAVLSLMLIGGAAYSDAGFAYGANNSEALTTETIHVDANVLAADTAVRDAASIEPVSASLPKNSEIIFTPGTGVPSVHAEAEAPAQEGEKILNADSLADLVEAHGAAEDLGSEEQCLASAVYFESKGESLEGQLAVARVVIARTQSGRFPSTICGVVYQPSQFSFVRGGRMPSINMDSRHWRNAVAISKIARDASWQSPVEGALFFHARHVSPGWRLKRMGAVDNHVFYR; encoded by the coding sequence ATGAAAATCCTTTTTAAAACCGCACCTGCTGCGGTGTTGTCGCTCATGCTTATCGGCGGAGCGGCTTATTCGGACGCCGGCTTTGCCTATGGCGCCAATAATAGCGAGGCTCTGACGACGGAAACAATCCACGTCGATGCCAATGTCCTCGCAGCCGACACTGCGGTGCGCGATGCAGCCAGCATCGAACCGGTCTCGGCATCGCTTCCCAAAAATAGCGAAATCATCTTTACGCCTGGAACCGGTGTGCCTTCAGTTCACGCTGAAGCCGAAGCACCCGCGCAAGAAGGCGAAAAAATCCTCAATGCTGACAGCCTTGCCGACCTGGTCGAGGCCCATGGTGCAGCCGAAGATCTTGGTTCGGAAGAACAGTGCCTGGCATCGGCGGTTTATTTTGAATCAAAGGGCGAATCGCTTGAAGGCCAGCTTGCTGTCGCCCGTGTCGTGATTGCGCGGACCCAATCGGGCCGTTTTCCGAGCACGATCTGCGGCGTGGTTTACCAGCCCAGCCAATTCTCATTTGTTCGTGGCGGACGGATGCCATCGATCAACATGGACAGCCGCCACTGGCGCAATGCCGTCGCGATCAGCAAGATCGCGCGCGACGCCAGCTGGCAAAGCCCTGTTGAAGGCGCGCTGTTCTTTCACGCCCGCCATGTCTCACCGGGCTGGCGCCTGAAGCGGATGGGCGCCGTAGACAATCATGTTTTTTACCGCTGA
- the aroE gene encoding shikimate dehydrogenase encodes MTPYAEVIGDPIKHSKSPLIHGFWLKKLGVAAEYRAHHVTAEALGDYFHTRRSDDQWRGCNITLPHKVATLDFVADPGGVRESIGAANTVFRSGDGDLLCTNTDAAGFFAPISEDDWAHRNAIVVGAGGAARAILFALAQADIGTVTIMARSPLKAAALLSHFGLKGQVLQMDKPLPPADLLVNSSPLGMVGQLPLDLDLSPLPEDALVYDIVYTPIETPLLAAARQRGLATIDGLDMLIGQAAVAFELFFGQAPPDDCEDELRDLLLK; translated from the coding sequence ATGACGCCATATGCCGAAGTTATCGGCGACCCGATTAAACATAGCAAATCCCCGCTGATTCATGGCTTTTGGCTAAAAAAACTAGGCGTCGCAGCCGAATATCGCGCCCATCATGTGACCGCAGAAGCGTTAGGCGATTATTTTCACACGCGGCGCAGCGATGATCAATGGCGTGGTTGCAACATCACGCTACCGCACAAAGTCGCAACACTCGATTTCGTAGCCGATCCGGGTGGGGTGCGAGAGTCGATAGGTGCTGCCAATACCGTTTTCCGATCGGGTGATGGCGATCTGCTCTGCACCAATACGGATGCTGCGGGCTTTTTTGCGCCAATCAGCGAGGATGATTGGGCGCATCGCAATGCCATTGTTGTAGGGGCGGGCGGTGCGGCGCGTGCGATTTTGTTTGCGCTTGCGCAGGCTGACATCGGAACGGTGACGATTATGGCGCGCAGTCCGTTGAAAGCGGCGGCACTGCTCAGCCATTTCGGGTTGAAGGGACAGGTGCTCCAGATGGATAAGCCCTTGCCGCCTGCTGACCTACTGGTGAATTCCAGTCCTTTGGGAATGGTGGGGCAACTGCCGCTCGACCTGGATCTGTCGCCACTCCCTGAAGATGCGCTGGTCTATGATATTGTTTACACCCCCATTGAAACTCCCTTGCTTGCCGCGGCGCGCCAGCGTGGCCTCGCAACCATTGACGGCCTTGATATGTTGATCGGCCAGGCAGCGGTGGCGTTTGAACTCTTCTTTGGTCAGGCCCCACCTGATGATTGTGAGGATGAATTGCGCGATTTGTTGCTCAAATGA
- a CDS encoding siroheme synthase: MDQLPLFLNVRGKPIILVGEGEAADAKRRLIERAGGHCVCEESQNARLAFVAIEDELLAKAASTRLKMRGLLVNVVDRPKLCDFTVPAIVDRDPLLVAVGTGGASAGLAKMVRQAIERLLPARLGELALRLKSARDAMRLRWNEGAERRRRLDAALVPGGLLDPLDDDSADRVDSWLASDTVLHPSRVVTIDLHSSDPDDLTLKTARLLGQADHLFVDGEIGEALVNRARADAARHEGPPSDPPPPGLVIHLRLRHDPRHD; encoded by the coding sequence ATGGACCAACTGCCGCTTTTCCTGAATGTCAGGGGCAAGCCCATTATCCTTGTGGGCGAAGGTGAAGCGGCCGATGCAAAACGGCGACTGATTGAACGTGCCGGCGGGCACTGCGTATGCGAAGAATCGCAAAATGCCCGCCTCGCCTTTGTTGCGATCGAGGATGAATTGCTGGCCAAAGCTGCCAGCACCCGTTTGAAAATGCGCGGCTTGCTGGTCAATGTCGTCGATCGGCCGAAACTGTGCGACTTTACCGTGCCTGCAATTGTCGACCGCGATCCCTTGCTCGTCGCAGTTGGAACCGGCGGGGCGTCAGCGGGGCTGGCAAAGATGGTGCGCCAGGCAATCGAACGGCTGTTGCCCGCACGTCTTGGCGAACTGGCCCTGCGCCTGAAAAGTGCCCGCGATGCCATGCGACTGCGCTGGAACGAAGGTGCAGAGCGACGGCGACGCCTCGATGCAGCACTGGTACCGGGCGGCTTACTCGATCCGCTCGACGATGATTCGGCCGATAGGGTCGATAGCTGGCTGGCATCGGACACCGTGCTGCACCCTTCACGTGTGGTGACAATTGATCTGCACTCCTCCGATCCAGACGATCTGACACTTAAGACCGCAAGGCTTTTGGGGCAGGCTGATCATTTGTTCGTCGATGGCGAGATAGGCGAAGCACTGGTCAACCGCGCGCGCGCCGATGCTGCACGCCATGAAGGCCCGCCCTCCGATCCACCGCCGCCGGGACTTGTCATCCATTTGCGGCTGCGCCACGATCCGCGACATGACTGA
- a CDS encoding pyruvate, water dikinase regulatory protein: MQNRIHLHLLSDSTGETLENIAKAALAQFDEVETVKHFWPMVRSEAHLERILVDVAANPGLVLFTLVSGTMRTKLEDRCRALGLPTVAALDAVTDALSAVLGQQAKARPGRQHALDAAYFARVEAIQFTIAHDDGLNHQDWEQADILLAGVSRTSKTPTSIYLANRGYKTANIPLVPESPPPAALYTLKRPMVVGLVTSADRLVQVRRNRLLSLNQAPDTDYVDEDKVKAEISYARRIFADNGWPVIDVTRRSIEESAAAIINLFNERQGRILEQIP, encoded by the coding sequence TTGCAAAACCGTATCCATCTACACCTTCTTTCCGACTCCACCGGGGAAACACTGGAGAATATCGCCAAGGCGGCGCTGGCCCAGTTCGATGAAGTTGAAACGGTAAAGCATTTCTGGCCGATGGTCCGCTCTGAAGCGCATCTTGAACGCATCCTGGTCGATGTGGCGGCCAATCCTGGGCTTGTATTGTTCACCCTGGTCAGCGGTACGATGCGCACGAAGCTGGAAGACCGGTGCCGGGCATTAGGATTGCCCACTGTTGCCGCGCTCGATGCCGTTACCGATGCCCTCTCCGCTGTCTTGGGTCAGCAGGCCAAGGCCCGCCCTGGCCGGCAACATGCCCTTGACGCCGCTTATTTTGCGCGGGTTGAGGCGATTCAGTTCACTATCGCGCATGATGATGGTCTGAATCATCAGGATTGGGAACAGGCCGACATCCTTCTGGCAGGCGTTTCGCGCACGTCAAAGACCCCGACCAGCATTTACCTCGCCAATCGCGGATATAAGACCGCCAATATTCCTTTAGTGCCGGAATCTCCCCCGCCTGCGGCGCTCTATACGCTGAAACGTCCGATGGTGGTCGGGCTTGTCACAAGTGCGGACAGATTGGTGCAGGTGCGCCGCAACCGGCTGCTGTCACTGAATCAGGCGCCGGACACCGATTATGTTGATGAAGACAAGGTGAAGGCTGAAATTTCCTATGCCCGGCGCATCTTTGCCGACAATGGCTGGCCGGTGATCGATGTGACACGGCGGTCGATCGAAGAAAGCGCAGCTGCAATCATCAATCTGTTCAACGAACGACAGGGCCGGATCTTGGAGCAAATCCCGTGA
- a CDS encoding Maf family nucleotide pyrophosphatase: MTTPLILASISATRVSMLKNAGLVFDAMAPMVDEEALKDALSADGLSPRDMADALAEAKATKMSTKFPATLVIGADQMLALDDGPLFDKPQSPDMAKSQLAEMSGKSHRLFSAAVVAAAGVPVWRHVGIVRLNVRKLSDAFIDSYVERNWNGIRHCVGCYQIEGEGAQLFTRIEGDHFDILGLPLLPLLAFLRDRKELLS, encoded by the coding sequence GTGACGACACCTCTGATTCTTGCATCGATCAGCGCTACGCGCGTTTCGATGCTCAAAAATGCGGGGTTGGTTTTTGACGCCATGGCGCCAATGGTCGATGAAGAGGCGTTGAAAGACGCTCTGTCCGCCGACGGCCTGTCGCCGCGTGACATGGCGGATGCCCTTGCCGAAGCCAAGGCGACTAAGATGTCGACCAAATTTCCCGCAACACTGGTCATCGGTGCTGACCAAATGCTGGCGCTTGATGATGGCCCGCTTTTCGACAAGCCGCAAAGTCCGGATATGGCGAAATCGCAATTGGCCGAAATGTCGGGAAAGTCGCACCGCCTTTTCAGTGCGGCTGTTGTTGCCGCTGCCGGCGTACCGGTTTGGCGCCATGTCGGGATTGTGCGCCTCAATGTCCGAAAACTAAGCGATGCTTTCATCGATTCCTATGTTGAACGGAACTGGAATGGCATCCGCCACTGCGTCGGTTGTTACCAGATCGAGGGAGAGGGTGCGCAACTCTTTACCCGGATCGAAGGCGACCATTTCGATATTCTCGGGCTTCCCCTTCTTCCCCTTCTTGCCTTCCTGCGCGACCGAAAGGAATTGCTGTCATGA
- the raiA gene encoding ribosome-associated translation inhibitor RaiA, giving the protein MEIRVSGHQLETGEALRTHVETRLGAIADKYFSKAISAQATFGRAPHDKFSCDIVAHVMQGLILKGRGEANEARIAFDSAAEKIEKQLRRYMRRLQNRHSQTAHALAMEEAAYTVFDAGDIEAEAPPPEAPVIVAEMRVDIPEASVSDAVMLMDLRNTPALLFKNAGTGRHNMVYRREDGTIGWVEPKSTP; this is encoded by the coding sequence ATGGAAATAAGGGTTTCGGGGCACCAGTTGGAAACAGGCGAAGCACTGCGAACCCATGTCGAAACCCGCTTGGGGGCGATTGCCGACAAATATTTTTCGAAGGCCATCTCCGCGCAAGCGACATTCGGCCGTGCACCGCACGACAAGTTTTCCTGCGATATTGTTGCCCATGTGATGCAAGGGCTGATCCTTAAGGGCCGGGGCGAGGCCAACGAGGCGCGTATTGCCTTTGATAGTGCTGCTGAAAAGATTGAGAAGCAGCTGCGCCGCTATATGCGACGGCTGCAAAACCGCCATTCGCAGACGGCGCATGCACTCGCGATGGAAGAGGCCGCCTATACGGTGTTTGATGCCGGGGACATCGAAGCCGAAGCGCCCCCTCCAGAGGCGCCTGTGATCGTTGCCGAAATGCGCGTCGACATTCCGGAAGCATCGGTTTCTGATGCCGTGATGTTAATGGATCTGCGAAACACTCCGGCACTTCTTTTCAAAAATGCTGGAACTGGCCGGCATAATATGGTTTACCGCCGCGAAGATGGCACGATCGGTTGGGTTGAACCGAAGTCCACACCCTAG
- a CDS encoding CopD family protein, whose translation MAETIAVLYFWLKSAHLIFVIFWMAGLFMLPRFFVYHQESAEGSEEAARWVERERRLLKIILNPSMVIVWVLGLLLAWHISAFSEGWFHAKLLAVLGLSAYHGWMAGYARKLSTGERPLAGKTLRILNEVPGIAAALIVILVVIKPF comes from the coding sequence ATGGCGGAAACAATTGCAGTGCTCTATTTTTGGCTGAAATCGGCGCATCTGATCTTCGTGATATTCTGGATGGCCGGCCTGTTTATGCTGCCCCGCTTTTTCGTCTATCATCAGGAAAGTGCGGAAGGGTCTGAAGAGGCGGCACGTTGGGTCGAGCGTGAAAGGCGTCTTCTCAAGATCATCCTCAACCCGTCAATGGTAATTGTTTGGGTTCTTGGTTTGCTGCTCGCATGGCATATTTCGGCCTTTAGCGAAGGTTGGTTCCATGCGAAGTTGCTCGCGGTCCTGGGCCTTTCGGCCTATCATGGCTGGATGGCCGGTTATGCCCGGAAACTTTCAACTGGCGAACGTCCCTTGGCGGGAAAGACGCTGCGGATTTTGAATGAGGTACCGGGTATTGCGGCTGCGCTTATTGTGATCCTTGTAGTCATCAAACCTTTCTGA
- the hemE gene encoding uroporphyrinogen decarboxylase translates to MATETPQRKLLATLRGQKFDTPPIWLMRQAGRYLPEYRELRAQKGGFLELAYDSDAATEITLQPIRRFGFDGAILFSDILVVPHAMGQDLWFETGEGPRLAPKLADADWQDFTPMPQRLDPVIETVRKVRAALPAETTFLGFAGSPWTVATYMVAGQGSKDHAEARAMAYADPSRFGALIDAIVGVTIDYLSRQIAAGVDAVQLFDSWAGSLSPAQFERWVIAPNAAIIAGLKARHPDTPIIGFPKGAGGKLPAYARETGADAIGLDETVDPIWANASLPQGMPVQGNLDPLALVAGGDALEAAVKQILTAFPDRPHVFNLGHGIVPHAPIAHVEKLLSLVREG, encoded by the coding sequence ATGGCGACCGAAACTCCACAGCGCAAATTGCTCGCGACGCTGCGCGGTCAAAAATTCGATACGCCACCAATATGGTTGATGCGTCAAGCTGGGCGTTATCTGCCCGAATATCGTGAACTGCGCGCACAAAAAGGTGGGTTTCTGGAACTTGCCTATGATAGCGATGCGGCCACAGAGATTACACTGCAACCCATTCGCCGTTTCGGTTTTGACGGAGCGATCTTGTTTTCGGACATTTTGGTCGTGCCGCATGCCATGGGACAAGATTTGTGGTTTGAAACGGGCGAGGGACCGCGGCTTGCGCCCAAGCTGGCCGATGCTGATTGGCAAGATTTCACGCCGATGCCGCAGCGGCTCGACCCGGTGATTGAAACCGTGCGTAAGGTTCGGGCGGCACTACCTGCGGAAACCACCTTTCTCGGCTTTGCAGGAAGCCCCTGGACAGTTGCAACCTATATGGTTGCAGGCCAGGGCAGCAAGGATCATGCAGAGGCAAGGGCGATGGCCTATGCCGATCCATCGCGTTTCGGTGCGTTGATCGATGCCATTGTAGGTGTGACAATCGATTATCTCTCGCGGCAGATTGCGGCTGGGGTTGATGCTGTCCAGTTGTTTGACAGTTGGGCGGGATCATTATCGCCGGCTCAGTTCGAACGATGGGTGATTGCGCCAAATGCTGCGATTATCGCCGGATTGAAGGCGCGCCATCCCGATACGCCGATCATCGGCTTTCCAAAAGGTGCGGGTGGCAAATTGCCGGCATATGCGCGGGAAACCGGCGCTGATGCGATCGGGCTTGATGAAACGGTCGATCCGATTTGGGCAAATGCGTCACTGCCACAGGGAATGCCTGTACAGGGCAATCTTGATCCATTGGCATTGGTTGCAGGCGGAGACGCGCTTGAAGCTGCAGTGAAGCAGATATTGACGGCATTCCCCGATCGACCCCATGTCTTCAACCTCGGTCATGGAATTGTGCCGCACGCGCCCATTGCGCATGTCGAAAAATTGCTTAGCTTGGTGCGTGAGGGATAA
- the proC gene encoding pyrroline-5-carboxylate reductase encodes MTDLSPDNPLLFFGCGNMGRAMLDGWLRSDINPAAFIIVDPAAADYPAGVQHFTDAALYAGQVSTAVIAVKPQMFPQLAPRLSALLHPDARAISVMAGVRLDQLADALPGRQIIRLMPNLAAALGKSPLGLCAAQQAAESRLAIEELVSPLGTPVWIEDEALMDAVTALAGSGPAFVYRFIEALSRAGEALGLDPDIASKLAMAMVDGAVDLAANSDLSPQELATRVTSPGGTTAAGLAVLDADEALAVLVGDTLRAARDRGVELAKS; translated from the coding sequence ATGACTGATCTTTCGCCTGATAATCCTCTGCTTTTCTTTGGTTGCGGCAATATGGGCCGCGCGATGCTCGACGGTTGGCTGCGCAGCGACATCAACCCCGCTGCCTTCATCATCGTCGATCCGGCAGCGGCAGATTACCCCGCTGGCGTACAGCATTTCACCGATGCCGCTTTATATGCCGGACAGGTCAGCACAGCGGTGATCGCGGTGAAGCCGCAAATGTTCCCACAATTGGCACCGCGCCTTTCGGCCCTGTTGCACCCCGACGCCCGCGCGATTTCGGTGATGGCAGGTGTACGGCTCGACCAACTCGCCGATGCCCTCCCCGGACGGCAGATCATTCGGCTGATGCCCAATCTTGCGGCAGCACTTGGCAAATCGCCATTGGGTTTATGCGCAGCGCAACAGGCAGCAGAAAGCCGGTTAGCCATAGAAGAGCTGGTGTCGCCTTTGGGTACGCCAGTGTGGATAGAGGATGAAGCGCTGATGGACGCCGTCACTGCGCTCGCAGGGTCGGGGCCGGCCTTTGTCTATCGCTTTATCGAGGCACTTTCGCGCGCCGGCGAAGCGCTGGGTCTAGATCCCGACATTGCATCGAAGCTGGCAATGGCAATGGTCGATGGCGCGGTGGACCTTGCGGCTAACTCGGACCTCTCACCGCAGGAACTGGCGACACGCGTAACCAGCCCGGGTGGAACGACTGCAGCAGGACTGGCGGTTCTGGACGCAGACGAGGCACTGGCTGTGTTGGTCGGCGATACCTTGCGCGCGGCGCGGGATCGCGGTGTGGAACTGGCCAAATCCTAA
- a CDS encoding PTS sugar transporter subunit IIA, which translates to MIRISSRLVDGAVLADIDCADKNGLLEQLAALAAQNYGVDSSTAHEGLLERERLGPTGFGGGTAIPHCKVEGLEAPTGVFVRLARAIDYGAVDDEPVDLAFALFSPINDGAAHLKALAEVSRMFRDEASCAQLRGASDASALFALLSPIEERNAA; encoded by the coding sequence ATGATTCGCATTTCTTCGCGGCTAGTCGATGGCGCGGTGCTCGCTGACATCGATTGTGCTGATAAAAATGGACTATTGGAACAATTGGCGGCTCTCGCGGCGCAGAATTACGGTGTCGATTCTTCGACGGCGCATGAAGGCCTGTTAGAGCGTGAACGTCTTGGGCCGACAGGTTTTGGCGGTGGTACTGCTATCCCGCATTGCAAGGTCGAAGGTCTCGAGGCGCCGACAGGCGTTTTTGTCCGCCTTGCGCGTGCGATCGATTATGGCGCCGTCGATGACGAACCTGTCGATCTCGCCTTTGCGTTGTTTTCGCCAATCAATGACGGGGCAGCACATTTGAAGGCATTGGCCGAGGTCTCGCGGATGTTCCGCGACGAAGCCAGTTGCGCCCAATTGCGCGGCGCGAGTGACGCGTCGGCGCTGTTCGCGCTGCTTTCCCCCATTGAGGAACGCAATGCGGCCTGA
- a CDS encoding DUF1491 family protein, translating to MLVSALRRQAEAHGGFAMVIRKGDPEAGSLMIIRREKGENPTIFEPVPGSSATREWREIVHQDIDSDEYISKYCQRLASRDPDIWIIELDVPFAQRFTDILAAIS from the coding sequence ATGCTGGTGTCGGCATTACGACGCCAGGCGGAAGCGCATGGCGGCTTTGCTATGGTGATCCGCAAAGGTGATCCAGAAGCGGGTTCGCTGATGATCATAAGACGTGAAAAGGGCGAGAATCCGACAATTTTCGAACCTGTTCCCGGTTCATCCGCTACCCGGGAATGGCGCGAAATTGTGCATCAAGATATTGATTCTGATGAATATATTTCCAAATATTGCCAGCGCCTTGCTAGCCGGGACCCCGATATATGGATTATCGAACTGGACGTCCCGTTTGCACAACGCTTCACCGACATTCTGGCAGCGATAAGTTGA
- the dnaQ gene encoding DNA polymerase III subunit epsilon, whose translation MREIIFDTETTGFDPLSGDRMVEIGCIEMVGRVMTGATFHCYYNPERDMPAGAEAVHGLSTKFLSDKPLFASKAQELLEFIGDSPLVAHNASFDFGFLNMELGRCGHPPVDMGRMVDTIAMARSKHPGAKLSLDALCSRYGIDRSHRTKHGALLDAELLAQLYIELTGGRQIGLGLADDAGSEMVVETMRVSLVRSDRPFRQPRLFQPLPEELERHRAFVDSLKDAIWTDQNRREKAHS comes from the coding sequence ATGCGAGAAATCATTTTCGATACCGAAACCACGGGTTTCGACCCACTCTCCGGCGACAGGATGGTTGAGATTGGGTGCATCGAAATGGTTGGCCGGGTGATGACCGGTGCAACCTTCCACTGCTACTATAATCCCGAACGCGATATGCCTGCAGGTGCAGAGGCTGTGCATGGCCTTTCGACCAAATTCCTGTCCGATAAACCGCTTTTTGCGAGCAAGGCGCAGGAACTGCTGGAATTCATCGGCGATAGCCCGCTGGTCGCGCACAATGCCAGTTTCGACTTCGGCTTCCTCAATATGGAACTGGGCCGGTGCGGTCACCCACCTGTCGACATGGGTCGCATGGTCGATACGATTGCCATGGCTCGCAGCAAGCACCCCGGCGCGAAACTCTCGCTTGATGCCCTATGCAGCCGCTACGGCATAGACCGCAGCCACCGGACCAAGCATGGCGCGCTGCTTGATGCCGAACTTTTGGCCCAGCTTTACATCGAACTGACCGGTGGCCGCCAGATCGGCCTTGGCCTTGCCGATGATGCGGGCAGCGAGATGGTGGTCGAGACCATGCGGGTTTCGCTGGTGCGAAGCGACCGTCCTTTTCGGCAACCACGGCTGTTTCAGCCATTGCCAGAGGAGCTTGAACGCCATCGAGCCTTTGTTGACAGTTTAAAGGACGCAATCTGGACCGACCAGAATCGTCGGGAGAAAGCGCACAGTTGA
- the coaE gene encoding dephospho-CoA kinase (Dephospho-CoA kinase (CoaE) performs the final step in coenzyme A biosynthesis.) codes for MTGKPLVLGLTGSIAMGKSTVAQIFVDEAIPHFDADAAVHLLQGPGGALVSEIEAAFPGTTGLAGVDRQKLGPIVLGNREKLARLESIIHPAVGVMRAQFLEKHRDAPIVLFDVPLLFEKGGAAGVDKVVVVSAPADQQRRRALAREGMTVEKFEHILSLQMPDSEKRKRADYVIDTGVSIAETREQVRALIKKLRDDLADSKE; via the coding sequence ATGACGGGGAAACCATTGGTTCTTGGTCTCACTGGTTCGATTGCCATGGGTAAATCGACCGTGGCGCAGATCTTTGTTGACGAAGCTATCCCCCATTTTGATGCTGATGCTGCGGTACACCTGTTGCAGGGGCCGGGCGGTGCGCTCGTTTCCGAGATTGAGGCAGCTTTTCCCGGGACGACTGGGCTGGCCGGTGTCGACCGGCAGAAACTCGGCCCGATTGTGTTGGGCAACCGTGAAAAACTGGCCCGGTTGGAATCAATCATTCATCCTGCTGTTGGCGTGATGCGCGCACAATTTCTGGAGAAGCACCGCGATGCACCGATTGTGCTGTTCGATGTTCCGCTGCTTTTTGAAAAAGGTGGTGCTGCAGGTGTAGACAAGGTCGTCGTTGTCTCTGCTCCGGCTGATCAGCAGCGCCGCCGCGCCTTGGCGCGTGAAGGAATGACGGTCGAAAAATTCGAACATATCCTCTCACTGCAGATGCCCGATTCCGAAAAGCGCAAACGCGCCGATTATGTCATCGATACCGGCGTTTCGATTGCGGAAACACGCGAACAGGTGCGTGCATTGATCAAAAAATTACGCGACGACCTTGCAGACTCAAAAGAATAA
- the lysA gene encoding diaminopimelate decarboxylase — protein sequence MDYFQIIDGVMHVEDMPLTRIAEDVGSPVYVYSQATLIRHAQVFREALTKAGIANPHIAFAIKANPNLAVLKVLAGEGYGADVVSGGEMRRALAAGIPAKDIVFSGVGKDDAEMAAALKAGIGQFNIESEEEGRDLAALAETLGLRADAVLRVNPDVDAQTNAKISTGKAENKFGIGLHQTPAIYGRLAALPGLNMRGVALHIGSQLLNLEPLETAFGKIGKLITNLRNAGHSISHVDLGGGLGVRYKEGDVPPHPDEYGAMVARATKDWGVQLMFEPGRVICGNAGVLVTKVIRVKPGSGNTPFVIVDAAMNDLARPALYDAWHDFEAVSPTGDRFTANIVGPVCETGDTFAMGREIDKVIAGDLAIFRTAGAYGATMASTYNSRGLVPEVLVSGDRYAVVAERIEPATILAAEHVPDWLA from the coding sequence ATGGATTATTTTCAGATTATTGATGGCGTGATGCACGTCGAAGACATGCCGCTGACCCGCATTGCGGAGGATGTGGGATCGCCAGTCTATGTATATTCGCAGGCAACGCTCATCCGCCATGCCCAGGTTTTTCGGGAAGCACTGACCAAGGCAGGCATCGCCAATCCCCATATCGCCTTTGCAATCAAGGCTAATCCCAACCTTGCCGTACTGAAAGTATTGGCAGGCGAAGGCTATGGCGCCGACGTTGTGTCAGGCGGCGAAATGCGGCGGGCCCTAGCCGCCGGAATTCCGGCCAAGGACATCGTCTTTTCGGGCGTGGGCAAGGATGATGCGGAAATGGCTGCCGCGCTGAAGGCCGGCATTGGCCAATTCAACATCGAGTCCGAAGAAGAAGGCCGCGATCTTGCTGCCCTTGCCGAAACATTGGGCCTGCGCGCCGATGCGGTGCTGCGCGTCAACCCTGACGTCGATGCCCAGACCAACGCCAAGATTTCGACGGGCAAGGCGGAGAACAAGTTCGGCATCGGACTGCACCAGACGCCTGCCATCTATGGTCGCCTTGCAGCCCTGCCAGGATTGAACATGCGCGGCGTGGCACTTCATATTGGGAGCCAGCTGCTCAACCTCGAACCGCTGGAAACCGCGTTCGGCAAGATCGGAAAGCTGATTACCAACCTGCGTAATGCCGGCCATAGCATTAGCCATGTCGACCTCGGCGGCGGTCTAGGCGTGCGCTACAAGGAAGGCGACGTTCCGCCGCATCCGGATGAATATGGAGCGATGGTTGCCCGTGCGACCAAGGATTGGGGCGTACAACTGATGTTCGAACCGGGCCGTGTGATCTGCGGTAATGCCGGCGTGCTGGTGACCAAGGTGATCCGCGTAAAACCGGGTTCGGGGAACACACCCTTTGTCATCGTCGATGCGGCAATGAACGATCTTGCCCGCCCAGCGCTCTATGATGCTTGGCATGATTTCGAGGCGGTCTCGCCAACAGGCGACCGTTTCACCGCCAACATCGTTGGCCCTGTTTGCGAAACCGGTGATACTTTCGCGATGGGACGCGAGATCGACAAGGTAATCGCGGGTGATCTTGCAATCTTTCGCACTGCCGGTGCCTATGGCGCGACGATGGCGAGCACCTATAACAGCCGCGGGTTGGTCCCCGAAGTATTGGTGAGCGGTGATCGTTATGCAGTCGTCGCCGAGCGGATCGAGCCGGCAACGATCCTTGCCGCCGAACATGTGCCCGACTGGCTTGCCTGA